The following are from one region of the Natronocella acetinitrilica genome:
- a CDS encoding ABC transporter ATP-binding protein, translating to MLLQVNNLDSYYERVQALHEVSLEINEGELVALIGPNGAGKTTLLRSISRLVRSTGEIWFDGQDLTKLSAHDVSAIGIGHSPEGRLLFPDMPVEDNLKLGAFRRRDHPQISKDLKRVYDLFPVLQERKSQMARTMSGGEQQMLAIGRALMTRPRLLILDEPSFGIAPIIVDRIFSAIKELNRDGLTTFFSEQNVRVALENSERTYVLEYGRIVMADVSDTLRDDPRIAKSYLGM from the coding sequence GTGCTACTGCAAGTTAACAATCTCGACAGCTATTATGAACGCGTACAGGCTCTGCACGAGGTCTCACTTGAGATCAACGAAGGGGAACTGGTCGCGCTAATTGGGCCAAACGGCGCCGGTAAAACCACACTCCTGAGATCAATCTCCCGACTCGTTCGATCAACTGGCGAGATCTGGTTCGACGGCCAGGATCTTACAAAGCTGTCCGCTCACGACGTCAGCGCAATCGGAATCGGCCACAGTCCCGAAGGGCGCCTTTTGTTTCCCGACATGCCAGTCGAGGATAACCTCAAACTCGGCGCTTTCAGGCGTCGCGACCACCCTCAGATCTCGAAGGACCTCAAGCGCGTATACGACCTGTTCCCAGTTCTCCAGGAAAGAAAGTCCCAGATGGCGCGAACCATGAGCGGAGGCGAGCAACAAATGCTTGCCATTGGGCGTGCGCTGATGACACGCCCCCGCCTGCTAATACTCGACGAACCTTCATTCGGGATTGCACCGATTATCGTCGACCGAATCTTCTCTGCAATCAAAGAGCTCAATCGAGACGGACTCACTACGTTCTTCTCAGAGCAAAACGTGCGCGTGGCGTTGGAGAATTCGGAACGAACTTACGTACTCGAGTATGGCCGCATCGTGATGGCAGATGTCAGTGACACGTTGCGGGATGACCCGCGCATTGCGAAGAGCTACCTGGGGATGTAG
- a CDS encoding ABC transporter ATP-binding protein → MARAILNVQNLHKSFGGLIAIDDCSFEVESGTIFGIIGPNGAGKTTLFNMLTGFLSANSGTITFDGREVNRLKPHQVVELGIARTFQVMKPYYEMTVWETLQVSRQCKRVRSRYSDAAIINRMNMDLLARLGLEDKADMLVDELTQGDLRLVDIGRALATEPQALFLDEPFSGLGGEASDRLSALLTSLRDDGVTIVIIEHRLRELMRLVSTVMAINFGAVLAKGTPEEIVKNPDVIEAYLGRSGGSLSATAS, encoded by the coding sequence ATGGCACGCGCGATACTGAATGTACAGAACCTGCACAAGTCGTTTGGTGGGTTAATAGCTATCGACGACTGCTCGTTCGAGGTCGAGTCAGGGACCATATTTGGCATCATCGGTCCAAACGGGGCTGGCAAGACGACATTGTTCAATATGCTTACTGGGTTTCTCTCGGCCAACTCCGGAACAATCACCTTCGATGGTCGCGAGGTAAACCGGCTCAAGCCTCACCAAGTAGTAGAGCTAGGAATTGCCCGCACCTTCCAAGTGATGAAGCCGTATTACGAGATGACAGTCTGGGAGACGTTGCAAGTATCCAGGCAATGCAAGCGCGTCCGATCCCGCTACAGTGATGCCGCCATTATCAACAGGATGAACATGGACCTACTCGCACGACTAGGTCTTGAAGATAAGGCGGACATGCTCGTGGACGAGCTGACCCAGGGTGACTTGCGGCTTGTCGACATTGGCCGCGCTCTTGCAACCGAACCCCAGGCGCTTTTCCTCGACGAACCATTCTCCGGCTTGGGCGGTGAGGCATCTGACCGGCTTTCGGCGCTACTCACCTCCCTTCGCGACGATGGTGTCACGATCGTCATTATCGAGCACCGCCTGCGGGAACTGATGAGACTCGTATCCACGGTGATGGCAATCAATTTCGGCGCAGTTCTGGCCAAAGGTACGCCCGAAGAAATCGTCAAGAACCCGGATGTCATTGAGGCATATCTCGGTCGGAGCGGAGGGTCTCTGAGTGCTACTGCAAGTTAA
- a CDS encoding branched-chain amino acid ABC transporter permease, translating into MELVVIAILFALFAASWDILCGYTDQPSFGHALFIGGAGYIAAILNRNFDFSPWVTVPLSASIVAVLGAFIGVLTLRLRGPYFALATIAFSAAFYRLIYIQRPTTGGDEGLTGVDPFTFSVEGDLQITVSVFLVSVILLSAFARSHYGLILRTTRHNEEAAQASGINTAYYKIVGFAVSAFFAGIAGALYTHTHMQITPGMAAGGLSVLVVLMATIGGAGTLVGPILIAALLAYFNQWLRIVEEYRMVLFMGTLVALIYLYPKGLANAPWLKRAPSIRRLLLGRD; encoded by the coding sequence ATGGAGCTGGTGGTCATCGCGATATTATTCGCACTATTCGCCGCAAGCTGGGACATATTGTGCGGTTACACGGACCAACCTAGCTTTGGCCATGCACTCTTTATCGGCGGCGCTGGTTATATCGCTGCGATACTCAACCGTAACTTCGATTTTTCACCCTGGGTTACGGTGCCTCTGTCAGCTTCAATTGTTGCCGTCCTTGGCGCTTTCATTGGCGTACTGACGCTTCGCCTTCGTGGACCATATTTCGCATTGGCTACTATTGCTTTTTCTGCCGCTTTCTATCGGTTAATCTACATCCAGCGACCGACTACTGGTGGCGACGAAGGATTGACTGGGGTAGATCCTTTCACGTTCTCGGTGGAAGGCGACCTCCAGATTACAGTCTCCGTGTTTCTTGTTTCCGTGATCCTGCTAAGTGCATTTGCGCGCTCACATTATGGTCTGATTCTACGGACTACGCGGCATAACGAGGAGGCGGCCCAAGCTTCCGGAATCAATACTGCGTACTACAAGATCGTCGGCTTTGCCGTAAGTGCGTTTTTCGCCGGTATCGCCGGCGCACTGTATACCCACACTCACATGCAAATCACGCCGGGCATGGCGGCAGGCGGCCTGTCCGTACTGGTGGTCCTGATGGCGACCATTGGTGGCGCCGGTACGCTAGTTGGGCCGATTCTGATTGCCGCGCTTCTCGCCTATTTCAACCAGTGGCTCCGAATTGTCGAAGAGTACCGGATGGTCCTGTTTATGGGGACGCTGGTCGCTCTGATTTATCTCTATCCAAAGGGCCTGGCTAATGCGCCGTGGTTAAAACGTGCACCCTCGATTCGGCGACTGTTGCTCGGGAGAGACTAA
- a CDS encoding branched-chain amino acid ABC transporter permease, translated as MMDILMFSLTRGAVYALVAVGFVLIFSVGGILNLAHGTFFMLGAYFTYIYYAEVIGQPNLMALLLSMVLAIVTVALFAVLIYRYLYQRRIESISYVMVISLAIALLVSEVMSLLYGVTGTSVPPIIRGSQIVLGTRVLNQELLILPICAFVLVGLLVFLHYTKIGKAITAVAQNQEGARLVGINSAYILGLTIFISAALAALAGTLVSSLYTVVPDMWVFWLIKAFAIAIVGGLGSIYGAIIAAFLLSFAEVVTFTLTSEQYADLVALGIIVAILVFKPSGLMGTRRI; from the coding sequence ATGATGGATATCCTGATGTTTAGCCTGACACGGGGAGCCGTATATGCGCTCGTTGCCGTGGGCTTTGTCCTTATTTTTTCGGTTGGCGGAATCCTCAATCTAGCCCACGGTACATTCTTCATGCTGGGCGCGTACTTCACCTATATCTACTATGCCGAAGTGATCGGCCAACCCAACCTCATGGCGCTACTTCTCTCCATGGTTCTGGCGATCGTTACGGTCGCGCTCTTCGCCGTACTTATCTACCGGTACCTATACCAGAGGCGCATCGAATCGATCTCCTACGTGATGGTCATCTCTTTAGCCATTGCGCTGCTTGTTTCAGAGGTCATGTCCTTGTTGTATGGCGTAACCGGAACATCCGTGCCGCCAATTATTCGTGGAAGTCAGATCGTGCTGGGCACGCGTGTTCTGAACCAGGAATTGCTGATTCTGCCGATCTGCGCCTTTGTGCTTGTGGGACTTTTGGTTTTTCTGCACTACACCAAAATTGGAAAAGCCATTACTGCTGTCGCGCAAAATCAGGAAGGAGCGAGGTTGGTTGGAATCAACTCGGCATACATATTGGGATTAACCATCTTCATTTCTGCCGCGCTGGCTGCCCTAGCCGGGACTCTCGTCTCTTCCCTGTACACCGTGGTGCCGGATATGTGGGTGTTCTGGCTCATCAAGGCCTTCGCGATTGCCATCGTCGGCGGCCTCGGAAGTATCTATGGCGCCATCATTGCCGCATTTCTCTTAAGCTTTGCGGAAGTAGTCACTTTTACGTTGACTAGCGAACAATACGCCGACCTCGTCGCATTGGGAATAATTGTCGCCATCCTCGTGTTCAAGCCGTCTGGCTTGATGGGAACAAGGCGCATATAG
- a CDS encoding dihydrodipicolinate synthase family protein has translation MSGIWASVPTPFSATGELDPAGLSANVKHYSRVLQLTGIYCNGIMGEGWSLTLEERMRTAEITVSATFDASLRVGVVVTAGSLKETIRLARHAEEVGADHIIISPPPGDYDAVAIHRYVATIRDSVSLPIVIVEASSGGFGIATLQHLASRPTLVSAIKVGSTRDRVSELSNTHGEDLVITDPCECNWLANLVEFDMDVLYADPEPYLFQNANWLPIQSYYEAFLAKDVDAATRISESLRPIRALYDRMIMQPLRAGQSPVPALKAWCDYLGLAAGPPRLPLVPLEPDARNELFSALSALRPDAAP, from the coding sequence TTGAGTGGCATCTGGGCATCGGTGCCGACCCCGTTCAGTGCGACCGGGGAGTTGGATCCGGCAGGTCTGTCGGCAAACGTGAAGCACTATTCACGCGTCCTTCAACTAACTGGCATCTACTGCAACGGCATCATGGGAGAAGGCTGGTCGCTTACCCTCGAGGAGCGCATGCGGACAGCCGAAATCACGGTGTCCGCCACTTTCGATGCCTCACTGAGGGTCGGTGTGGTGGTAACGGCGGGGTCTCTGAAAGAAACGATCCGCCTCGCGAGACACGCGGAAGAAGTCGGCGCCGATCACATCATCATTTCGCCGCCACCTGGCGACTACGACGCAGTTGCCATCCATCGATACGTGGCGACAATCCGCGATTCAGTTTCACTGCCCATAGTGATTGTTGAGGCCTCCTCTGGCGGGTTCGGCATAGCAACCCTGCAACACCTCGCTTCCCGTCCGACGTTGGTATCAGCGATCAAAGTCGGCAGCACCCGAGACCGTGTATCCGAACTCTCGAACACACACGGCGAAGACTTGGTCATTACAGACCCCTGCGAATGTAACTGGCTAGCGAACTTGGTCGAGTTCGATATGGATGTGCTGTATGCGGATCCCGAGCCATATCTCTTCCAGAACGCCAACTGGCTGCCAATTCAGTCGTACTACGAGGCTTTCCTCGCAAAAGATGTCGATGCGGCGACACGGATCAGCGAAAGCCTCCGGCCGATCCGTGCACTTTACGACCGCATGATCATGCAGCCCCTGCGTGCCGGCCAATCCCCGGTTCCGGCCCTGAAGGCCTGGTGTGACTATCTCGGCCTAGCTGCCGGCCCACCGCGACTACCGCTGGTGCCACTCGAACCCGATGCGCGGAACGAACTTTTCTCCGCACTTTCCGCCCTGCGGCCAGACGCAGCGCCCTGA
- a CDS encoding FadR/GntR family transcriptional regulator produces MTESKSISGSRIPRVRRTDQVVEVIKGWVVRHDLETGDRLPRESELIAMLGCSRGTIREALKILEYQGIVRIVPGAGGGAQVGAVSYEHANEFLRHYFYFQPITWESVYQIREQLEPLVAEKAVGILSEDEIQALEKTVELCEDGVAGRIPPSEHRAAELEFHSVLARACPDPMLGFFAGFINDLLRDFAEHRNVIEPQNSEFAAAALRYHRQLLQAYKDKDAKRVRDLMSAHIHDARCIVNARDGQVSGDFLLQRNHG; encoded by the coding sequence ATGACGGAATCGAAATCCATAAGCGGTAGCCGCATTCCACGAGTCCGGCGGACCGATCAGGTCGTAGAAGTCATCAAGGGATGGGTTGTGCGACACGATCTCGAGACGGGTGACCGCCTTCCTCGGGAAAGTGAACTGATCGCGATGCTTGGTTGCAGCCGCGGGACGATCCGTGAAGCTCTCAAGATACTTGAGTATCAAGGTATCGTGAGAATCGTTCCCGGTGCCGGCGGTGGAGCCCAGGTTGGCGCGGTTTCCTACGAGCACGCTAACGAGTTTTTAAGGCATTACTTCTACTTCCAGCCCATTACTTGGGAGAGCGTCTACCAGATTCGGGAACAGTTGGAGCCTCTCGTGGCGGAGAAGGCAGTAGGCATACTGTCTGAGGACGAGATTCAGGCGCTTGAGAAGACCGTAGAGCTATGCGAGGACGGGGTCGCCGGCAGGATTCCGCCCTCGGAACATCGCGCAGCTGAACTGGAGTTTCACTCCGTCCTGGCACGCGCGTGCCCAGACCCGATGTTGGGATTCTTCGCTGGGTTCATCAACGACCTCTTGCGTGATTTCGCGGAGCACAGAAACGTAATCGAACCGCAGAACAGCGAGTTCGCGGCAGCCGCGCTCCGATACCACAGACAACTCCTGCAGGCCTATAAGGACAAGGATGCGAAGCGTGTTCGTGACCTTATGAGTGCGCATATCCATGATGCGCGCTGCATAGTGAACGCGCGCGACGGTCAAGTGAGTGGCGATTTCTTGCTCCAGCGAAACCATGGGTGA
- a CDS encoding ABC transporter substrate-binding protein has product MLGMVFNPAFGQDPIKLGIIAPFDTPPGEGLINAARMAADDINAEGGIDGRQVELVIRNDQYDASEGVDAYRRLALRDEVAVVLGTASSGVSMAITDHMARNRVPFISTGAASLELSAKVAENYDRYKYWFRVMHTSDDIAESVADWAVNFLHGELGYTKGAILSEDALWTDGVIPIVRELLEEAGVEIVAEEHFDLDTRDFRPILSRIESRGAEFILDFSSHVDGSTYVRQWGQLEGPVMGGLNASGTSSRFWNDTEGGARGHADLIQGGYRVELTPKTIEWFDRYTERFEVSPDYTTGYTYDAMFIVKEAIERAGSTDPDAFVEAMESTDYTGVAGRWVFDEKHDPKFGPDYRVMGMTQWQEDGTREVVWPEDVKTGEFLLLDWQR; this is encoded by the coding sequence GTGCTGGGGATGGTGTTCAATCCTGCGTTCGGCCAAGACCCGATTAAGCTGGGCATAATTGCGCCATTCGATACACCGCCCGGAGAAGGCTTGATCAATGCCGCACGAATGGCGGCGGACGACATAAATGCCGAAGGTGGCATCGACGGTCGCCAAGTCGAGCTTGTCATTCGCAACGATCAGTATGACGCCAGTGAGGGGGTTGACGCCTACCGTCGCCTCGCGTTGCGTGACGAGGTTGCAGTGGTGCTCGGAACGGCATCGAGCGGTGTATCCATGGCTATCACCGATCACATGGCACGTAATCGCGTACCCTTCATCTCGACAGGTGCTGCAAGTCTGGAGCTTTCGGCAAAAGTCGCAGAGAACTATGACCGGTACAAGTACTGGTTTCGGGTGATGCATACGAGCGATGACATCGCCGAGTCCGTCGCCGATTGGGCTGTGAACTTCCTTCACGGGGAACTTGGATATACCAAGGGCGCAATCCTGTCAGAGGATGCTCTGTGGACGGACGGCGTGATTCCAATCGTGCGTGAACTCCTGGAAGAGGCGGGCGTCGAGATCGTCGCAGAAGAGCACTTCGATCTCGATACGCGTGATTTTCGTCCGATACTTTCTCGAATTGAGAGTAGAGGAGCCGAATTTATCCTCGACTTTTCCTCACACGTCGATGGGTCGACGTACGTCCGCCAGTGGGGACAGTTGGAGGGGCCCGTTATGGGGGGGCTGAATGCCTCTGGTACGTCATCTCGCTTCTGGAACGATACAGAAGGCGGGGCGCGTGGTCATGCCGATCTGATTCAGGGTGGTTACCGCGTCGAGCTGACCCCGAAGACCATCGAATGGTTCGATCGGTATACCGAGCGCTTCGAGGTCTCTCCGGACTACACGACGGGCTATACGTACGATGCCATGTTTATCGTGAAGGAAGCCATTGAACGCGCTGGTTCTACAGATCCGGATGCCTTCGTGGAAGCGATGGAATCCACTGATTATACGGGCGTCGCTGGGCGGTGGGTCTTCGATGAGAAGCATGATCCCAAGTTCGGTCCCGACTATCGCGTGATGGGCATGACCCAGTGGCAGGAGGACGGCACCCGGGAAGTCGTGTGGCCTGAAGACGTCAAGACTGGGGAATTCCTGCTTCTTGACTGGCAACGGTAG
- a CDS encoding amino acid synthesis family protein: MNMNRLHVRRIVTVREELPANGDGRSGDSLVRTAGIVIIENPFLGMKKGDDLSDYFPLGETIGNLVIHDMVEMLPSSACAYGKATLVGQSGNPEHGAALMHPTLGKPIRAALNGGKAIIPSNVKVGPMGASIDVPLSHKDDAWSFDHLDTITVSVSGSPRADEIMVIVALSTGTRATVCQN, from the coding sequence ATGAACATGAACCGCTTGCATGTCAGAAGGATCGTCACCGTCAGGGAAGAACTCCCCGCCAATGGCGATGGCCGCTCGGGAGACTCTCTCGTACGCACGGCGGGCATCGTCATCATCGAGAATCCATTCTTAGGTATGAAGAAGGGTGACGATCTGTCGGACTATTTCCCGCTCGGGGAAACAATCGGCAACCTCGTTATTCACGACATGGTGGAGATGCTTCCGTCTTCGGCCTGTGCTTACGGCAAGGCGACACTGGTTGGGCAGTCGGGCAATCCGGAGCACGGAGCTGCACTCATGCATCCAACGCTTGGCAAGCCGATTCGGGCGGCTCTCAATGGAGGCAAGGCGATCATACCGTCCAACGTCAAGGTGGGGCCCATGGGTGCGTCAATAGATGTTCCCCTGTCGCATAAGGATGACGCATGGTCATTCGATCATCTCGACACAATCACTGTCTCCGTATCGGGCTCTCCCCGGGCTGACGAGATCATGGTGATCGTCGCACTTAGCACGGGGACGCGGGCCACTGTTTGCCAGAACTGA
- a CDS encoding amidase, whose amino-acid sequence MTPKGSPAQKTAVELLQLYKAKELSPVEVVSDAIARIRSLNPYVNAYCHVDEDGALEQAKASEDRWFRGEPLGQIDGVPCSIKDLVLVRGMPTRKGSLTTPSDAPQDVDAPVTAHLREAGGIILGKTTTCEFGWKGVTDSPLTGITRNPWNLEMTPGGSSGGAAAAAALNLGVLHVGSDAGGSIRIPCAFTGTFGIKPSFGYVPQWPTSAMGTLSHLGPMTRTVSDSALMMSVIGRGDVHDFYCSEPRSRDWTATLDLGVKGLRIAYSPTLGYAEVDPDVQALTAKCARVLEENGATVDIVDPGFADPTNDFETLWYSGAANAIFKLSPEARGELDEGLLRVAELGRRIDILDYLRAVDRRIELAEQMVEFHSRWDLLLTPTLPITAFPVGSNVPANWPSDNWVTWSPYCHPFNMTQQPAASIPFGFASDGLPVGVQLVGPKFRDDLVYRGAQAISDAFAATFPTDQAVLAGA is encoded by the coding sequence ATGACGCCGAAAGGAAGTCCAGCCCAAAAGACGGCAGTCGAATTGTTGCAACTCTACAAGGCGAAGGAGCTGTCGCCGGTCGAAGTTGTGTCGGATGCCATCGCGAGAATTCGGTCCTTGAATCCGTACGTGAATGCTTACTGCCATGTCGACGAAGATGGTGCGCTTGAGCAGGCAAAAGCATCCGAGGACCGGTGGTTCCGTGGTGAACCACTGGGCCAGATTGACGGTGTTCCATGCTCGATCAAGGACCTCGTGTTAGTGAGAGGCATGCCAACCCGCAAGGGGTCGCTAACGACGCCGTCTGATGCCCCTCAAGACGTGGACGCACCCGTCACGGCTCATCTGCGTGAGGCCGGCGGCATCATCCTTGGCAAGACGACAACCTGCGAATTCGGTTGGAAGGGTGTGACCGATAGTCCGCTGACGGGTATTACGAGGAATCCCTGGAATCTCGAGATGACGCCTGGTGGCTCCAGCGGAGGTGCGGCGGCTGCGGCTGCGTTGAATCTTGGCGTGCTGCATGTTGGCAGTGACGCTGGTGGTTCGATTCGAATTCCCTGTGCATTTACCGGAACTTTCGGAATCAAACCGTCGTTCGGCTATGTGCCGCAGTGGCCGACGAGTGCAATGGGGACGTTGTCACACCTCGGGCCGATGACCCGTACCGTTTCTGATTCGGCGCTCATGATGTCGGTTATTGGTCGTGGTGATGTGCATGACTTTTACTGCTCTGAACCGCGCTCTCGTGATTGGACCGCGACGCTCGATCTCGGCGTCAAGGGGTTGCGAATTGCTTACAGTCCGACTCTTGGGTACGCCGAGGTCGATCCGGACGTTCAGGCGCTTACCGCAAAATGCGCCAGGGTGCTGGAGGAAAACGGAGCTACGGTCGACATCGTGGACCCGGGATTCGCGGACCCCACCAATGATTTCGAAACGCTGTGGTACTCCGGTGCTGCTAATGCCATATTCAAGCTTAGTCCGGAGGCTCGAGGTGAGCTTGACGAGGGGCTTCTGCGGGTGGCCGAACTTGGGCGTCGTATCGATATCTTGGATTATCTGCGCGCTGTTGACCGGCGCATCGAACTGGCTGAGCAAATGGTTGAATTCCATTCGCGTTGGGACCTTCTGCTTACCCCGACCCTGCCGATTACCGCATTTCCCGTGGGCTCGAATGTGCCTGCGAATTGGCCTTCGGACAATTGGGTGACGTGGTCGCCGTACTGCCATCCATTCAATATGACACAACAGCCGGCAGCGTCGATTCCATTCGGGTTCGCGAGCGACGGACTTCCAGTGGGTGTCCAGTTAGTGGGACCCAAGTTTCGGGATGACCTGGTTTACCGCGGCGCGCAAGCGATCAGTGATGCATTTGCCGCGACATTTCCAACCGACCAAGCGGTGCTTGCGGGCGCGTGA
- a CDS encoding SH3-like domain-containing protein → MRTVTGRKVNDLGGLDGAAIDRHETPKTLFEQRVDALVMLLIHPEIGAFKVDALRRMVEQNSVEDYATLGYYQKWVRAVRDLLIEQEVLTSEEIRGKLVEVRARFAEGGSER, encoded by the coding sequence GTGAGGACGGTGACCGGGCGGAAGGTGAATGATTTGGGAGGGCTTGATGGCGCTGCGATTGATCGTCACGAGACCCCGAAAACGTTGTTCGAGCAGCGCGTGGATGCCTTGGTGATGCTGTTAATTCATCCGGAAATCGGCGCTTTCAAGGTCGATGCCTTACGCCGCATGGTCGAGCAGAACAGCGTCGAAGACTATGCGACGCTCGGCTACTACCAGAAGTGGGTTCGCGCAGTCCGGGATTTGCTGATCGAGCAGGAGGTCCTGACGTCCGAGGAAATTCGGGGAAAACTTGTGGAGGTCCGCGCTCGGTTTGCGGAAGGAGGTTCAGAGCGATGA
- a CDS encoding SH3-like domain-containing protein, giving the protein MSGSRDPLPKGAHVTVRTDPAEAHCRTPTYLRGKQGVVMELLGVYRNPSQLAFNKPGLPRRRLYRVLFSKQTLWPQTPEVGADSVVADLYEHWLIASEDNANG; this is encoded by the coding sequence ATGAGCGGTTCACGCGATCCGCTGCCCAAGGGGGCCCATGTGACGGTGCGTACCGATCCAGCCGAGGCCCATTGTAGAACCCCTACCTATCTTCGTGGCAAGCAGGGTGTAGTAATGGAATTGCTCGGCGTCTACCGGAATCCATCGCAACTTGCATTCAACAAGCCAGGCCTCCCTCGTCGGCGGCTTTATCGGGTACTGTTTTCAAAACAGACACTCTGGCCGCAGACCCCGGAAGTAGGCGCTGATAGCGTGGTCGCCGATCTCTATGAGCACTGGCTAATTGCGAGCGAGGACAATGCGAATGGCTGA
- a CDS encoding nitrile hydratase subunit alpha: MADKHHHHDDAHAPIEEPQGPPGEDELLEVALRELLVERGVLSAGAVDQQIDVIESRNPALGAQVVARAWTDPAFHQALLSNPLDTLEKAFQLPMSGPVPVDLKVLENTPAVHNVVVCTLCSCYPRMLLGPPPAWYRASAYRSRVVREPRAVLREFGLELPDSVEVRVSDSTADMRYLVLPRRPEGTDGWSLEALSGLVTRDCMIGTAVPRDPSIEAHGLTTCEDAGDEP; encoded by the coding sequence ATGGCTGACAAGCATCATCATCACGACGATGCCCATGCCCCGATCGAGGAACCGCAGGGTCCCCCTGGTGAGGACGAGCTCCTTGAAGTCGCGCTCCGTGAATTGTTGGTTGAACGAGGAGTCTTGTCGGCCGGCGCCGTGGATCAGCAGATTGACGTGATCGAGAGCCGGAACCCGGCGCTCGGCGCACAAGTCGTCGCACGTGCCTGGACCGATCCGGCGTTTCATCAAGCTTTGCTGTCCAATCCGCTCGATACACTTGAGAAAGCGTTCCAACTTCCAATGAGTGGGCCTGTACCAGTAGACCTGAAGGTCCTGGAAAACACGCCTGCGGTACACAACGTCGTCGTGTGTACACTTTGCTCCTGCTACCCTCGAATGCTACTGGGTCCACCTCCAGCCTGGTACAGAGCCTCAGCCTACCGTTCGCGCGTCGTTCGAGAGCCCCGTGCCGTGTTGCGCGAATTCGGGCTCGAGTTACCTGACAGTGTCGAAGTGCGCGTTTCCGACTCAACGGCCGACATGCGCTATCTCGTCCTGCCGCGTCGCCCGGAGGGAACTGACGGATGGAGCCTGGAGGCACTGTCGGGTTTGGTGACCCGAGATTGCATGATAGGCACGGCGGTTCCGCGTGATCCGAGCATCGAAGCCCACGGCCTCACGACTTGCGAGGACGCCGGAGATGAGCCCTGA
- a CDS encoding tripartite tricarboxylate transporter TctB family protein, translating to MSKYVADIVFAVALLIGSVYLWFVADALPRFARYQYVDSDFWPKALLVLIGLLALGILYQNVQRLLLYRRQQQMEEKPEVSLSEDTSYFNWGKFLLAAVLTVGYFIALRYTGFLIATAVFMSIAVHITPYQRWWLKVVFPFVFTALVALLFVLVLSLPLPRGVGAFYQFNLFFY from the coding sequence ATGAGCAAGTACGTCGCCGACATCGTCTTCGCGGTGGCACTGCTGATCGGCTCAGTCTATCTCTGGTTCGTCGCCGACGCACTGCCCCGTTTTGCCCGCTACCAGTACGTAGACAGCGACTTCTGGCCCAAGGCGTTGCTGGTGCTGATCGGGCTGTTGGCGCTCGGCATTCTGTATCAGAACGTCCAGCGCCTGCTGCTCTATCGCCGGCAGCAGCAGATGGAAGAAAAGCCGGAGGTTTCACTTAGCGAGGACACCTCCTACTTCAACTGGGGCAAGTTTTTGTTGGCGGCGGTACTTACGGTGGGGTACTTCATTGCCTTGCGCTATACCGGGTTCCTCATTGCCACTGCTGTATTCATGTCCATAGCGGTGCATATCACCCCTTACCAGCGTTGGTGGCTGAAGGTGGTCTTTCCGTTTGTCTTCACGGCACTGGTTGCGCTGCTGTTCGTCCTGGTGCTTTCACTGCCGTTGCCCAGAGGAGTGGGCGCGTTCTACCAGTTCAATCTTTTCTTCTACTGA